A single genomic interval of Syntrophorhabdaceae bacterium harbors:
- a CDS encoding tetratricopeptide repeat protein, translated as LKTTLVIITVLSLTTLGFFTWNRTHVWKDGITLWGNVIKHYPLNSIAYNNRGAAYFVNKQYDEAIRDLTGAIAISPNYDQANANLCRIYITTGEKNKALPFCLKAIQVNPRMDDVYNLLGNLYYEQDKNAAIFLYKKSIEAKPGNERAYYNLCTTYLSMQEYENAENACRKAIEIDPGFADAYNNLGNVYLATGRQKEAVVSYKKALELNPDIGAAHNNLGTIYLYAKQYDLAIYHIDRAVALGHKVHPDILKMLKQYRKIE; from the coding sequence CTTAAGACTACGCTGGTCATCATTACCGTTCTGTCACTGACTACGCTCGGTTTTTTTACATGGAATCGTACGCATGTCTGGAAAGACGGGATCACGCTCTGGGGTAATGTAATAAAACATTATCCTTTGAACTCCATAGCATATAACAACAGGGGGGCAGCATATTTTGTCAATAAACAGTACGATGAAGCAATAAGAGATCTTACCGGCGCGATAGCCATAAGTCCAAACTATGACCAGGCAAACGCGAACCTCTGCCGTATCTACATAACTACAGGGGAAAAGAATAAGGCGCTGCCTTTTTGCTTAAAAGCAATTCAGGTAAATCCCCGTATGGACGATGTGTATAACCTGTTAGGCAATCTATACTATGAACAAGACAAGAATGCCGCAATATTCTTGTATAAGAAATCAATAGAAGCAAAACCAGGAAACGAACGTGCTTACTATAACCTCTGCACAACGTATCTGTCTATGCAGGAATATGAAAACGCAGAAAATGCCTGCCGGAAAGCCATTGAAATCGATCCGGGGTTTGCAGACGCCTACAACAATCTGGGGAACGTTTATCTGGCAACAGGCAGACAAAAAGAGGCCGTGGTATCTTACAAAAAAGCTCTTGAACTAAACCCCGACATAGGTGCCGCCCACAATAATCTTGGCACTATTTACCTTTACGCAAAGCAGTATGATCTTGCCATATACCATATCGACCGGGCTGTCGCATTAGGTCACAAGGTACACCCGGATATATTGAAGATGCTGAAACAATACCGGAAAATAGAATAA
- a CDS encoding ATP-binding cassette domain-containing protein, with the protein MGQVLSVLDLRRVYEVRKSVFSVKKDIINALRGVSLELDEGKTIGIVGESGSGKSTLARCILLLERPDSGTILFLGRDLLNMPKGELKTLRRQMQIIFQDPYSSLNPRKKVFDTIAEPLLFHKIVERKDIKDKVMEILKNVGLDEGFINKYPHEMSGGQRQRVAIGRTLTTDPALIIADEPVSSLDVSIQAQIVNLFLDIKDRTDIAMLFVSHDLNIVRFVSDEIIVMYKGMVVETGTRDEVFLSPFHPYTKMLINAAKGEFFRKEDEAVFDGSRGCSYYPRCEERNPACRDSMPQLTGSKEHRVACFRGRE; encoded by the coding sequence ATGGGTCAGGTGTTATCTGTATTAGACCTGCGGAGGGTCTACGAGGTAAGGAAATCCGTCTTTTCAGTGAAAAAAGACATTATCAATGCCCTGCGCGGGGTGTCTCTCGAGCTTGACGAAGGGAAAACCATCGGTATCGTCGGTGAGAGCGGTTCCGGTAAAAGCACCCTTGCGAGGTGTATCTTACTTCTTGAAAGGCCTGACAGCGGGACGATCTTGTTTCTCGGCAGGGACCTGTTAAATATGCCGAAAGGAGAGCTTAAAACCCTGCGAAGACAGATGCAGATCATCTTTCAGGATCCATATTCATCATTAAACCCCCGGAAAAAGGTTTTTGATACTATCGCGGAGCCGTTGCTTTTTCATAAGATTGTCGAAAGAAAGGACATAAAGGACAAGGTCATGGAGATCTTGAAGAACGTCGGTCTTGACGAAGGATTTATAAACAAGTATCCCCATGAAATGAGCGGCGGTCAGCGCCAGAGGGTTGCGATCGGGAGGACACTTACGACAGATCCCGCTCTGATCATTGCAGATGAGCCCGTTTCTTCGCTTGATGTATCGATCCAGGCACAGATCGTCAACCTCTTCCTCGATATAAAAGACAGAACGGATATTGCGATGTTGTTTGTATCCCACGACCTCAATATCGTGAGATTTGTCTCTGACGAGATCATCGTTATGTACAAGGGCATGGTGGTTGAGACGGGGACAAGAGATGAGGTCTTTTTGAGCCCGTTTCACCCCTACACGAAGATGCTCATCAATGCCGCAAAGGGAGAATTTTTCAGAAAAGAGGACGAAGCTGTTTTTGACGGGAGCAGGGGATGTTCGTACTATCCGAGATGTGAGGAGAGAAATCCCGCCTGCCGCGATTCCATGCCTCAACTTACCGGCAGTAAAGAGCACAGGGTAGCCTGCTTCCGGGGAAGAGAATAA
- a CDS encoding ABC transporter ATP-binding protein, protein MQLLDVTDLNTSFFTDKDVINAVDGVSFSVSRGEIFGLIGESGCGKTMTAMSVMRLVQPPGRIVKGKVVFEGRDLLGLSEREMEGVRGGRIGMIFQEPMSALNPVFRVGEQISEAIIIHKNVGKREAKGRAIELLKQVGFDEPEKRYAQYPHQLSGGQRQRILIGIAISCGPSLVIADEPTTALDVATESQIINLLQDLVNDFAMSMIFITHNLNIMRKFGKRIGIMYAGRMLEQNLVDIFFREPLHPYSKGLLSSIYGLTGNEKRLTAIPGSVPKLAELPRGCKFHPRCPYVMPVCREGEPIMKQIGNGQWVRCYLY, encoded by the coding sequence ATGCAATTGCTGGACGTTACAGACCTGAACACGTCTTTTTTTACTGACAAGGATGTTATAAATGCCGTCGATGGCGTGAGTTTTTCCGTTTCCAGGGGAGAGATCTTCGGCCTTATAGGTGAAAGCGGCTGTGGGAAGACCATGACAGCCATGTCTGTTATGAGACTCGTCCAGCCCCCCGGCAGGATAGTAAAGGGCAAGGTTGTCTTTGAAGGCAGAGACCTCCTCGGATTATCAGAGCGGGAAATGGAAGGGGTCAGGGGCGGCAGGATCGGCATGATATTCCAGGAGCCGATGAGCGCCCTGAACCCTGTATTCCGTGTCGGTGAACAGATCAGTGAGGCTATCATCATACATAAAAATGTCGGAAAAAGAGAAGCTAAGGGCAGGGCTATTGAGCTTTTGAAACAGGTCGGGTTTGATGAACCGGAAAAGAGATATGCTCAATACCCGCACCAGTTAAGCGGTGGGCAGAGACAGAGGATCCTTATCGGGATCGCCATATCATGCGGTCCGTCCCTTGTTATCGCTGATGAGCCCACAACCGCTCTGGATGTGGCGACTGAGTCCCAGATCATTAACCTGCTGCAGGATCTGGTGAATGACTTCGCCATGTCGATGATCTTTATTACCCATAACCTCAATATAATGAGAAAATTTGGCAAAAGAATAGGGATCATGTATGCCGGCAGGATGCTTGAGCAGAATCTTGTAGATATCTTTTTTAGAGAACCGCTCCACCCTTACAGTAAGGGCTTGCTCTCGTCTATTTACGGTCTTACGGGCAATGAAAAACGCCTTACGGCTATCCCTGGTTCTGTTCCGAAGCTTGCCGAGCTTCCCCGGGGATGCAAGTTCCATCCGCGGTGTCCTTATGTGATGCCTGTTTGCAGGGAAGGGGAACCGATTATGAAACAGATAGGAAATGGACAATGGGTCAGGTGTTATCTGTATTAG
- the guaB gene encoding IMP dehydrogenase: MPQKSDKTFREGLTFDDVLLVPSMSRILPSDVDVSTHLTRTIKLSIPIVSAAMDTVTESKTAICLAQEGGIGIIHRNMGIMEQAQEVEKVKKSESGMIIDPITITPEQKIKDTLELMAKYRISGIPVTKGKKLVGIITNRDLRFETNLEEKVQNVMTKDNLVTVKEGITLEESKKILHKHKIEKLLVVDKEFNLRGLITIKDIEKMRKYPYSCKDHLGRLRVGAAVGVSSDREQRVDALLKAGCDVIVVDTAHGHSENVIETITVLKSTFKDIQSIAGNIATKEVCVALIKAGCDAVKIGVGPGSICTTRIIAGIGVPQISAIIEASKAAARYNIPIIADGGIKFSGDITKAIAAGAHSVMIGNLFAGTDETPGEMVLYQGRTYKVYRGMGSLEAVKEGKSRDRYGIPEDEIETKIVPEGIEGRVPYRGSLSICINQLIGGLKAGMGYVGSRDLKELQAKSRFIRITSAGLRESHVHDVIITKEAPNYRIE, encoded by the coding sequence ATGCCACAAAAAAGTGATAAGACCTTCCGGGAAGGGCTCACATTCGACGATGTCCTGCTCGTACCATCAATGAGCAGGATATTGCCATCTGACGTTGATGTTTCTACCCATCTTACCCGGACGATCAAACTGAGCATACCGATAGTAAGCGCAGCCATGGATACCGTTACAGAATCGAAAACAGCTATCTGTCTGGCCCAGGAAGGCGGGATAGGCATCATCCACCGGAATATGGGCATCATGGAACAGGCACAGGAGGTGGAAAAGGTAAAAAAATCAGAAAGCGGCATGATCATTGATCCTATAACCATCACACCCGAACAGAAGATAAAAGACACCCTGGAGCTCATGGCAAAATACAGGATATCCGGCATCCCTGTCACAAAAGGCAAGAAGCTTGTCGGTATCATCACCAACAGAGACCTGAGGTTTGAGACAAACCTTGAAGAGAAGGTCCAGAATGTCATGACAAAGGATAATCTCGTAACCGTTAAAGAAGGTATAACGCTCGAAGAATCAAAAAAGATCCTCCACAAACACAAGATAGAAAAGCTCCTCGTCGTCGATAAAGAATTCAACCTGAGAGGATTGATCACCATCAAGGATATTGAAAAGATGAGAAAGTACCCTTATTCATGCAAAGACCATCTTGGGAGATTACGGGTAGGAGCAGCCGTCGGGGTCAGCAGCGACCGGGAACAGCGCGTTGATGCCCTTCTGAAGGCGGGTTGTGACGTGATCGTTGTCGATACTGCACATGGTCATTCAGAAAATGTTATTGAAACAATCACGGTCTTGAAAAGCACCTTCAAAGATATACAGAGCATTGCGGGAAACATAGCAACGAAAGAAGTTTGTGTGGCGCTCATCAAGGCGGGGTGTGATGCCGTCAAGATCGGCGTAGGACCAGGTTCCATCTGCACAACAAGGATCATAGCAGGGATCGGGGTGCCGCAGATCTCGGCTATCATCGAAGCATCAAAGGCTGCTGCCCGGTATAACATACCGATCATCGCCGATGGCGGGATCAAATTTTCCGGCGATATTACAAAGGCCATCGCGGCCGGGGCCCATTCAGTGATGATCGGGAACCTCTTCGCAGGAACAGACGAGACGCCCGGTGAAATGGTTCTGTACCAGGGACGCACATACAAGGTTTACAGGGGCATGGGCTCGCTTGAAGCCGTGAAAGAAGGAAAATCCAGAGACAGGTACGGCATCCCGGAGGATGAGATAGAGACAAAGATAGTGCCCGAGGGCATTGAAGGCAGGGTCCCATACCGGGGTTCATTATCAATATGTATCAATCAGCTCATAGGCGGGCTGAAGGCAGGGATGGGCTACGTAGGCAGCCGCGATCTGAAAGAATTGCAGGCCAAAAGCCGGTTTATTCGTATCACCTCAGCGGGTTTGAGGGAAAGCCATGTCCACGATGTCATTATCACAAAAGAAGCGCCAAATTACAGGATAGAATGA